One Chlamydiales bacterium genomic window, AACCAAGCAAGGATATTTCACCAATTTACTCCTCTTACCGGTCTCATTTTAACTAAGCTTGATGGATCAGCAAAAGGAGGGGCTGTCATCGCTATTCAAAAAAAATTAGCTCTTCCCGTGAAATATATCGGCTTAGGGGAAACAATCGATGCCTTTGCTTCTTTTGACCCAGAACAATTTGTTGAAATGCTTTTTGAATAGATATTTACTTAATGGAGATAAATATAGATATTTTAAATATATAAAATTTTTTATTTAAAATTCAGAATTTTTTTCAGAAAAAATTGTTTATAAATTTAAAATGGTTTTTTTTATAAATTTATGATGATTTTAGTTATATTGTTTAGAGTTATTTAAAATCTTATCTTTTTGGTACAATAGTTTTTTTGTCCATAAATTAGGAGTCCTAGATGAACAAATCCTTCGACTGGAGAATATCTCTATTTTTAATCTCCTATCAGCTTCTTCTGATTTTTTCCCTTCCTTTTTATTTTTATTATATGCAACCCAGTGCTGTTTTAATTGTTCTATCAATTATTCTCCTTTTCATCACTGGAATTAGTGTCACAGGAGGCTATCACCGTTATTTTTCCCATCGAACTTATAAAGCTCACCCATTGATTGAATCTCTGCTACTTTTTTTTGGAGGGATGGCAATGGAAGGCAGTGCTCTCAGATGGGCGTACGAACATCGTCTTCACCATGCTTACGTAGACACAGAAAAAGACCCTTATTCAATTAAAAAAGGATTTTTGTATGCTCATTTTTTATGGATGCTTGAAAAAGCTCGACCGATTGAAGAGAAGCTTGTAAGTGATTTAATAAAAAATCCACGAGTGATGTTTCAGGACAAATTGATTTTTTTCTTTATGTTTGGAACAAACTTTCTTGTTTGGATTGTGATGGGTTGGTTACTTAATGATTACATAGGCTCTTTTTTTATTGCTGTTGCTCTAAGAATTTTTATTCTTCATCATTTGACTTGGTTTATCAACTCTCTTGCTCATACATGGGGAAACAAACCTTTTTGCCAAGAACAGACGGCAGTGAATAACCTAATTCTCTCTTTTCTAACTTTTGGAGAAGGATATCATAACTATCACCATGTCTTTCCTAAAGACTATAGAAACGGTGTAAAATGGTACCATTTTGATCCGACTAAATGGATAATATGGATTCTTTCAAAATTAAAGCTAGTCAGAGACTTAAAGCAAGTTGATCAACTAACGATTAAAAAACGCATGGTTATTGAGCGTAAAGCCCTACTTTTAAAAAAAATTCATAACATAGATTACGTTAGACAAGAAGAACTCACCAGCCAAGTTGAAATCATTGCGAGTAAAATACTTGAGAAAATCATGAACTTTACCCACCTTTACAAGGAATTGGATAAATTTAAACAACCTGCAATCACATCCAAAATTCACTATGAGCTTTATTGTCTGCATGCGAGCTTAAAAGAAGATTGGAAACAATGGAAGCTCTTATCAAGAGAAATTCTAAATACTTAAACCTCTTCTCTGAAAGAAGAGGTCAAAGATCATCTAAATTTAAAGAAATATAAAAAAGAGATAGACCGCTAGGTCTTTTCTCTTTGAAATGATGTAAATAAAAAAAATATCAGTGATAAATTAACGTTTATTACCAGATGAAAAAATTTGTAGCAAATACCAAAAAATCATAATGACATTGATATACATCTTAAGAGCCATAATCATTGACAATTTATAAGAAGCAACTGATTTAATATCTACTTCCATACTAAATTGTCGAATCGTTTGGGCATCATAAGCAGTCAAACCAACAAAGATAATCAAACCTAAATAACTGATAAAAAGATGAGCCCACTGCATGGGAATAAAAAATGAAAGAATCATATAAAGAAAAGTCACTACAATAAGTCCAATTAAACCAAAAGTCAGGATACGGCCCAAACTAGTTAAATCATTTTTTGTAAAAATCCCATAACACATTGCCATACCAAAAACTGCTGAAGCAGTTAAAAAAGCTGACCAGATCACTTGTCCACCAAAAGCCGCAGCAAAGGCAGGAAGAATTGTCCCGAATAAAATCCCTTCAAAAGTCGCATAAGCTAAGAAAAGCCCTATCACACTGCCAATAGAAAGGCGTTTTAGACCTAAATTAATCCCCATAGCAATGCCAAAAGTTGCAAATGCCCAGACCCACCAGAAAGGCATAAGCTTGATATAAAGAGCACTTTCATACAGAAAATAAGCGACAAAAGCAGTTAATCCAAGGCCAATCGCCATCCAACCGTAAACACGCGTTGAAAAGGTTCCAACAGCACTTGCATCTTGAATATATCCCTTGTGCATAAGAAACTCCTTTTTTACTTTGCATCATTGTACCTTTTTAATTAATTTTGACCAACATAAGAATCAATTCAAAAATAACAAAAAAGAATAAAAGCAAAAGAATAAAGCGACCACCAAAAAGAGTATAAGTGCTTTTATACAGTAGTCTATAACGACCTCGCCAAACCATAAGAATAGGGAGAAGTCCAAGAAGTAAAACACATCCAAACCCTCCGCCATATTTAAGAGCAACTAAAAAAATAGAAGGATCAATCATAGCAAAAACAAGAGGAGGTAAAAAAATCAAACAAGCAAGAAGAGACCGTCCTAATAGAGTTTTTTTCACTTTAAGTCCATCAGCTAAAAAATCTAGTAAACTAAGTGTAACACCTAAAAATGAAGTGACAATGGCAAAAAATGCAAAAAATTCTACAACAAGATAGAGCCAAGAAGATTGGATGATCATCTTTAAAGGTGAAACTGCAGACTGACCCATCTCTCGAGCTTGTTCTAATCCTGTTTGATCGATGATTCCAAGAATTAATCCTTCCCAGAGGATATAAGTGATTAGAGGGATTAAGCTTCCAAGTATAATAGCTTTTTTGACACGAAGAGAGTCTCTACCAAGATAGTGAGTTAAAGTAGGAACAATCCCTTGAAAACCAAAAGAAGTCAAAACAACGGGGATAGCTGGTAGAGCTAAAGGAAAATCAAAACGCTTTAGAAGATGGCATTTTATATGACTAAATCCAAAAAAAAGAAAAAGAAAGAAAGAGAAAATCAACCCAACCATGAGAATTTTATTAATCCTATCAACAGCCTTTGCACCAAAGACAACAAAAGGGGCAAAAATTAAAACAAAAATCAAGGGGCTTATCCTAATAGGAATATGACTATGCCCCATGGAAGACAATACATCCTTGACCAAACTCCCCCCTCCCGAAATATAGACCACTGTCAGGGAATAAAAAAGAAAAAGATAGAGAAACCAAGTGATGATTCTTCCTGGCATTCCAAGCATATTTTCTGCCATAGAGATGATATTGACCTCTTCTCGACTCCAAAGAGAAATCTCCATAAAAATCAGGGCTGTCATTGTCATAAATATCCAGCAGAGAAAATAGATCAAGATTGCCGCAAAAAACCCTCCTGCAGAGGTAAGAACAGGTAAAGCTAACATCCCCCCTCCAATAGCTGTTCCTGCAACTAATAAAGCTCCTCCAAAAAGATGTCCTTCTTTAGAAAAATTCATAGTTTAAAAAGAAATAAGAAGTAAAAATGATTGACTATACAACTGTGACTGCCTTTGCAAGATTACGAGGACAATCAATTTCTGCTCCCCTTTCTTCTGCAATATAATAAGCAAGTTGCTGGCTAACAATTGTTGAAAGAATTGGCGCTAACTCATCAAGAGTAGAAGGAATCCAAATTATATCATCAGCAATAGATTCAACCTCAAAGGAATTTTCAAAGGCAATCGCAAGAATTTTCCCTTGACGAGCTTTCACCTCCATCAAATTACTGACCATCTTTAGGTAAGTGTAAGTGTCAGCACAAAATGCTATCGTTGGACACATTTCATCGATCAAAGCAATCGGTCCATGTTTCATTTCTCCTGCTGGATAGCCATTTGCATTCACATAAGCAATTTCTTTAAGTTTTAGTGCCCCTTCCATAGCTGTGGGATACATATAGCGTCGGCCAAGGTAAAAAAAATTTTCATATCCAGCATACTTCCGTGCTAGCTCGATGATTTGAGAGCTTTCTTCTAAAATCTTTTGAGCTTGTTTAGGAATTTTAGTTAAAGCCTCAATAAAGCGCATTCCTTCTTGTTGACTCATCTCTTTTATTCTTCCAAGACGTAATGCAAGAAGAGACAGAGTGATCAATTGACTGGTGAAAGTTTTAGTTGCCGCGACTCCAATTTCAGGACCAGCACGTAAAAATAAACAACTATCAACTTCACGTGCAAGTGTCGAACCTTGAACATTACAAATCCCTAAAATTTTTACTCTTTTTTCTTTCAATTCCCGCATTGCAACAAGTGTATCAGCTGTTTCCCCTGACTGACTAATCACAATGACTAGAGTGTGATCATTCACAATGGGATTTTTATAGCAAAATTCTGAAGCAATTTCGACCATGACTGGAATACGTGCTTTTTCTTCAAACATATAAGCAGCAATCATCCCAGCATGTAGCGAAGTTCCGCAGGCAAGAATAATAATTCGATCAATTTTTTGTAATTCTTCATCAGTAAAATTAAGATCATCAAGAGTAGCAGTTCCATATTCACAACTAAAACGCGCAAGAAGAGCATTTTGCAAAGTCTGAGGCTGTTCGTCGATCTCTTTAAGCATAAAGTGCTGGTAATGTCCTTTAGATACTGCTTCAATATCATGACTAAGATCTTCATACTCTTTTTCAATTGGTTCAAACCGAGCATCGAAAGCTTGAATTCCATTTTTTGTTACAAGAGCCACTTCTGAGGCTCGCAGATAGATAGCACGACGAGTATATTTCAAAAAAGCTAACGCATCTGAAGCAATAAACATTTCTCCTTTGCCAATACCAACTGCAAGAGGACTTTCTTGGGCAGCACATATAATTTCTCCAGGATGGTCTTCATGAATAACAGCAATTGCAAATGCTCCTGAGAGAAGACTAACAGCTCTTTGAACAGCTCGTAAA contains:
- a CDS encoding acyl-CoA desaturase, whose protein sequence is MNKSFDWRISLFLISYQLLLIFSLPFYFYYMQPSAVLIVLSIILLFITGISVTGGYHRYFSHRTYKAHPLIESLLLFFGGMAMEGSALRWAYEHRLHHAYVDTEKDPYSIKKGFLYAHFLWMLEKARPIEEKLVSDLIKNPRVMFQDKLIFFFMFGTNFLVWIVMGWLLNDYIGSFFIAVALRIFILHHLTWFINSLAHTWGNKPFCQEQTAVNNLILSFLTFGEGYHNYHHVFPKDYRNGVKWYHFDPTKWIIWILSKLKLVRDLKQVDQLTIKKRMVIERKALLLKKIHNIDYVRQEELTSQVEIIASKILEKIMNFTHLYKELDKFKQPAITSKIHYELYCLHASLKEDWKQWKLLSREILNT
- a CDS encoding Bax inhibitor-1/YccA family protein, translated to MHKGYIQDASAVGTFSTRVYGWMAIGLGLTAFVAYFLYESALYIKLMPFWWVWAFATFGIAMGINLGLKRLSIGSVIGLFLAYATFEGILFGTILPAFAAAFGGQVIWSAFLTASAVFGMAMCYGIFTKNDLTSLGRILTFGLIGLIVVTFLYMILSFFIPMQWAHLFISYLGLIIFVGLTAYDAQTIRQFSMEVDIKSVASYKLSMIMALKMYINVIMIFWYLLQIFSSGNKR
- a CDS encoding aromatic amino acid transport family protein; its protein translation is MNFSKEGHLFGGALLVAGTAIGGGMLALPVLTSAGGFFAAILIYFLCWIFMTMTALIFMEISLWSREEVNIISMAENMLGMPGRIITWFLYLFLFYSLTVVYISGGGSLVKDVLSSMGHSHIPIRISPLIFVLIFAPFVVFGAKAVDRINKILMVGLIFSFFLFLFFGFSHIKCHLLKRFDFPLALPAIPVVLTSFGFQGIVPTLTHYLGRDSLRVKKAIILGSLIPLITYILWEGLILGIIDQTGLEQAREMGQSAVSPLKMIIQSSWLYLVVEFFAFFAIVTSFLGVTLSLLDFLADGLKVKKTLLGRSLLACLIFLPPLVFAMIDPSIFLVALKYGGGFGCVLLLGLLPILMVWRGRYRLLYKSTYTLFGGRFILLLLFFFVIFELILMLVKIN
- the glmS gene encoding glutamine--fructose-6-phosphate transaminase (isomerizing) — protein: MCGFFGYIGPQEAVSIVIEGIRRLEYRGYDSAGIATISDGMLLFEKSVGKVAKLENLLADKKWEAHIAIAHTRWATHGKPTQENSHPHFDAELKCAVVHNGIIENYDSIRRLMEKRGVIFYSETDTEVISQLIGYLYKGNFLRAVQRAVSLLSGAFAIAVIHEDHPGEIICAAQESPLAVGIGKGEMFIASDALAFLKYTRRAIYLRASEVALVTKNGIQAFDARFEPIEKEYEDLSHDIEAVSKGHYQHFMLKEIDEQPQTLQNALLARFSCEYGTATLDDLNFTDEELQKIDRIIILACGTSLHAGMIAAYMFEEKARIPVMVEIASEFCYKNPIVNDHTLVIVISQSGETADTLVAMRELKEKRVKILGICNVQGSTLAREVDSCLFLRAGPEIGVAATKTFTSQLITLSLLALRLGRIKEMSQQEGMRFIEALTKIPKQAQKILEESSQIIELARKYAGYENFFYLGRRYMYPTAMEGALKLKEIAYVNANGYPAGEMKHGPIALIDEMCPTIAFCADTYTYLKMVSNLMEVKARQGKILAIAFENSFEVESIADDIIWIPSTLDELAPILSTIVSQQLAYYIAEERGAEIDCPRNLAKAVTVV